One genomic window of Papaver somniferum cultivar HN1 unplaced genomic scaffold, ASM357369v1 unplaced-scaffold_150, whole genome shotgun sequence includes the following:
- the LOC113336187 gene encoding potassium channel AKT2/3-like has product MKSQNRRTEEDILCTDKMMKCCVNKNYQLEEGLSSSTALDICKLSNLVNPPQSVPSSSTNVHNNQTIKYNGKRTITPVDCRYRCWETLMAILVAYSVWVYPFELAFMIKSSPHATLKRLLYISEYIVDAFFAIEIVLTFFVAYVDPNTQFLVCDARKIALRYLKTWFLMDIASTVPFGLIVYMCTDRHKLGLFYQSVFGMLRFWRLRKVTRLFRRLEKDIRFNYVLIRCIKLVLVTLFFSHIAGCVYYILADTYPHSRKTWIGSVNPNFREGHVFDRYIASIYWSMSTMTSVGYGDVHSMNSREMTFNIVYMMFNLGLSAYLIGNISTLILEGTRTTMEFRNRIQSASEFVSRNQLPKILKEQILTYMCFRFTAENLNQQRIMDELPNPICKSICEHLFLPAVQNVYLFKYISTETLLLLVAKMRAEYIPPGEDVITKDEAPEIIYIIMSGEVEVINCEDGEEQTTKTLVSGDIVGEVAAFCGKPQSLTFRAKTMSQLLKLKTSSLIETMQTKPDDHQLILQNFREKEMVDHRMTGL; this is encoded by the exons ATGAAGTCCCAGAATCGAAGAACTGAAGAAGATATCTTATGTACTGACAAGATGATGAAATGCTGCGTGAACAAAAACTACCAACTGGAAGAAGGTTTGTCTTCGTCAACAGCACTCGATATTTGCAAACTGTCTAACCTCGTAAATCCTCCACAAAGTGTTCCTTCAAGCAGTACTAACGTTCATAACAATCAAACAATCAAGTACAATGGCAAGAGAACTATCACACCAGTTGATTGTAGATACAG ATGCTGGGAGACGTTAATGGCGATTTTAGTTGCATATTCTGTATGGGTGTACCCGTTCGAATTGGCATTCATGATCAAGTCGTCTCCACATGCAACACTCAAAAGACTATTGTATATATCAGAGTATATTGTTGATGCCTTTTTCGCCATTGAGATCGTACTTACTTTTTTCGTGGCTTACGTTGATCCTAATACTCAGTTTTTAGTCTGCGACGCGAGAAAAATAGCTTTAAG GTACTTGAAAACTTGGTTTCTGATGGATATCGCATCAACAGTGCCATTTGGGCTCATAGTTTACATGTGTACGGATAGACATAAACTAGGCCTATTTTATCAATCCGTATTTGGAATGCTAAGATTCTGGCGTTTAAGAAAAGTCACACGACTCTTCAGAAG ACTTGAGAAGGACATTAGATTCAATTATGTCTTGATTAGATGCATTAAACTTGTACTG gTGACACTATTTTTTTCCCACATAGCTGGATGCGTCTATTATATATTAGCCGATACATATCCACACTCGCGGAAAACATGGATTGGTTCGGTAAATCCTAATTTCAGAGAAGGGCATGTGTTTGACCGCTATATTGCTTCTATATACTGGTCCATGAGCACCATGACTTCAGTTGGTTATGGGGATGTCCATTCTATGAACAGTCGAGAAATGACCTTCAACATTGTTTACATGATGTTTAACCTTGGCCTTAGTGCTTACTTAATCGGGAACATAAGCACCTTAATCCTCGAAGGAACACGCACAACTATGGAATTC CGAAATAGAATTCAATCGGCTTCGGAATTTGTTTCTCGGAATCAATTACCAAAGATTTTGAAGGAGCAGATATTGACTTATATGTGCTTTCGGTTTACGGCTGAGAATTTAAACCAACAAAGAATAATGGATGAATTACCAAATCCAATTTGCAAGAGCATTTGCGAGCATCTTTTTTTACCAGCAGTGCAAAATGTTTACCTTTTCAAATATATATCAACAGAAACACTCTTACTCCTGGTTGCAAAGATGAGAGCGGAATATATCCCGCCAGGAGAAGATGTAATTACTAAAGACGAAGCGCCTGAAATTATTTACATCATCATGTCAGGAGAAGTCGAGGTTATAAATTGTGAGGATGGGGAAGAACAGACTACAAAGACACTAGTAAGCGGAGATATTGTGGGTGAAGTTGCTGCATTCTGTGGTAAGCCTCAAAGTTTAACATTTCGAGCGAAGACAATGTCTCAACTCTTGA